The segment GAAATCCGGGCATTTTCGTACGTCGAAAGTCAGCAATGGAGATTCGTTTTATTTGCCCTAAATTGAACCTGTCCGGCACCCTCCTAGAGGTAGATTTGGATCGTACATGCTGTCTTTGGCATGACTTTGGTGATGGGGGAGTGTCGACTCTCTTCTCTTGGGCTTTGAGGCGTCGGTTTTTGAAAGGAAGTTTCTCATTGGGTTTTTGGAATTCTCCCATTTCCATCAACTTCCGGATCAGCAGAAAATCTTTTTCAGATTGCGTTCCGCTCTTGGATGGGCGAGTCCGGGCATCGCCAAGAGTCCGAGTCGGTGATGTGTCGTCTGGGAAGTTGTTGCGGGAGGAATATCTTACAGGACGCTTTATCGAGTGTGGCGGTATCTCCTCCGGAAGAAGAGGGGGGAACACTTTGCCACTCCTCAGCTTGAATTGTTTCTGAAAGAGGAAACAGTTTTAAAGCCATAATTATAATtttctccagtaacccatgcttggcgtAAGCGACAAGCAGGACCgtttggtcaggctcactggcttgattgacacatgcatTCGGATCCCAAATATgtatatcaatgttcatgttgttattCATTCTCTGTCTGGTCGACactatatgatatatataccGTCGCCACATAgcaggaacattgctgagtgcggtgtaaaacgcACTTACTCAAAATAGAGCAGAAATGTAAGGCAGCCCCACGTTACCCAATCACTGTCCAGGTACTGAGTTTAGAGCAGTGCCAGGACTAAGACTGGGGACTGTTAGTATCCTGAATGTGAacaacaataattattcaaGAATTTAATTATGTAGGAAGTTTATTAAAGAATCCTATCAATCATCCCATTAAAACCAGACGCCTGCTGTCCCCATTCCCTTTAGAATGTAACGCCAACGTTCTTTTCCGAGCATGCATGGTGAAACTAGTATATCAGTAATCTGAATCAGCATTAGTTTTTAATCTATCCTTTTCCGGAAGCATCAATGCGCAGCGTGTGTGGACAGTAAACACTGGTGTAATCTGTTGGTAATGTTTTGAGTACAATGTAGAAGGGCGtcagatacatatatatcttcagGTCATATGTTCAGAAAGCATGCTACACTTTGTATGGCCTGCTGCACAATCAAATCTCGGCAATGCCAGACAACTCTCTAAATACAGTCTAAACACCCTGAATACAATCCAATCTCGGCATTATCAGGCAACTCTCTAACTACAGTCTAAACTCCCTGAATACAATCCAATCTCGGCAATGTCAGACAACTCTCTAAATACACTCTAAACACCCTCAATACAATCCAATGTCCGGCAATTCTGTAAATAGTCTACACTCCCTGGGTACAATCCAATCTCGGCAATGCCAGGCATCACTCTTTAGAAGTGCAATCTAAACGCCCTGAATACAATTCTATCTCGGCAAAGTCAGGCAACACTCTAAGTACAGCCTAAACCCCTGAATACAATCCAATCTCGGGACAATGTCCTGCAAGTGCTTGTCGACAATCCAGTATCGGGACTATCGGGCAACTCCATGATATAAAGATGTGTTAATTTTGATTTTCACTGAGCATTCTCGCAAACACCACAACTATGAAACATGTAAcattatatcatagaatttgtttcagtgttattCATGGAGCAGTTGGGGAGTTACATGACATGTTCAACAGTTTACAGAATTACTACAGCACCGTGTGGATCACCTTACAACCACAGCAACAGCATCGGCCAATACACGACAATATAATGTGCCAGTGTAATCTCCAGAAATAGCGCCCTGACAAGAATACTGTTTAATCATGAAATGTACCACGCCACATggataagacccgtgaaggcccagggttagaataggccttcagtaacccttgcttgccgtaaaaggcgactgtgcttaaTTGTCGTAAGAGctggcgactaacggaatcgggagGTCGGGCACTCtggcttggttgatacatgtcattggttcccagttgtgcagatcgatgctcatgttgttcatcactgcgttgtctggtccagactcgattatttacagaccaccgccatatagctggaatattgctgagcgcggcgtaaaactaaactcactcactacatactTATAAGTAATAAATACGCCGATAACAAAAGGGAAGAGCAACAACATTCTTTAAATTTAAGGTAAGAATGCAAGGCTTGGGTCCGAATAAAAAATGATATTGTCATGTTATGCTTTTTTGACATTAATGACGAACTTTATACATATGCTGTTTAAATAATATGCATGCATGTCGATCAATGTACCGCCTGTCGGAATGTATGTGCATAAAATGCAGGGTAAAATAAACCAAACATGTAAAAAGTTGTATTGGAGCCAAACAATCAAGACATCCAAACATTACGTTTTGTTTTTGCCGCAACAAAGCAATAAACCGTTTGTGGACAACCCAACTTTGATATCGTATAAGGAATAATCTACATTGAATAAACATTCCTCACTCTTTCATGTCTTACCCACTGTAAATCATGGGTGTATGTAGGTTAGTGTCTAGATAATTATATACACTTTTGCCTACCTTTAAAATGGGttgattttcattcattttggtGGCCTCATGGTATATCCCAACATGAAGACAGA is part of the Haliotis asinina isolate JCU_RB_2024 chromosome 6, JCU_Hal_asi_v2, whole genome shotgun sequence genome and harbors:
- the LOC137287657 gene encoding uncharacterized protein, producing the protein MNENQPILKKQFKLRSGKVFPPLLPEEIPPHSIKRPVRYSSRNNFPDDTSPTRTLGDARTRPSKSGTQSEKDFLLIRKLMEMGEFQKPNEKLPFKNRRLKAQEKRVDTPPSPKSCQRQHVRSKSTSRRVPDRFNLGQIKRISIADFRRTKMPGFLSFVCQRKHAPENLLEKTRSIHCDLFGPGLCPECQKLENRYDFTQAQDDLFPYLRVTSRSLVAAPKLKNQLTPVYMQGKWHLSTKKEAGTKGLGNVYTQLDLYRRMVKEKEENKTMDLMTYG